In Desulfobacterales bacterium, the genomic window TTGAAAAAGGGACCCTCTTCTCCTCCCTTTTTTAAAGGGAGGTCGGGAGGGATTTCTGAATTTAAAAAGTTGGTTATGCTTCTGTTAATGCGCACCTCGGTTTTTTAAAATCCCCCCTGCCCCCCTTTTTCAAAGGGGGATGACACAAGAAGGATTTCCTTTTTCAAAGGAAGAAATAGATAAGAATTCCATTTTCAAAGAGGATGAGATAATGGAGAGGCACTTCCCGTTGTCCGCAGCATACCAACCGACAACGGACAAGTTGTATTTAAAGGCGGTTTGTTTGCCTTCAGCCTAAACCCCTTCAGCCTTCAGCCTATTTAAACAATTCGCCCAAACAACTTTTCTATAGTCCGGACATTCCATTTAATCCAGGTGGGGCGGCCGTGGGGGCAGTGGGAAGGGTCGTTGCACCGGCCGAGCGCCTCGACAAGGTGCTGCATTTCCTTTTGGGAAAGCGGCCGGTTGGCGCGCAGGGTGCCGTGGCAGGCCATGACCACCAGACACTCTTCCAGGGCCTTTTCAATCCCGGCGCTGAAACCGGTTTCCGTCAGCGTTTCCGCCACCTCCCGGATGAGGGGCTCGATTTCGCGGCCGGCGAGCACTGCGGGAACGGCTTTAACCACAAACGTGCTGCCGCCAAAGGGCTCGATCTCGAGGCCGATATTTTGAAGTCCGGCAAGAATTTCGGAAAGGGCGGCGGCCTGGCGCTGATCAAGGTCAATGGTTTGCGGGATCAGCAGACGCTGGCTGCTCTTGCGTGATGCATTAGTCTGCTGTTTGAGCTGTTCAAAACGGATGCGTTCGTGGGCGGCGTGCTGGTCAATCAGGATCAGCTCATCTCCGGCCTCGCACAGAATATAGGTGCCGCGGAACTGGCCGATAGGCTGCCAGTTATCGAGCTGTTCCGGTTCCCAGAGGGGCGGCTGATCCTGCGGCGGGGTGCGGTCAGCAGCTTTTAAAGGTTCGATGCTAATTGAGTTGCTTTGCGGTGTCTGGCGCCTAAAGACCGCCATAGGTTCCGCAAGCCCAGGTGGTTTGGTGCCGGCTGCAGACACTACCGGGGCAGTAACCCATCCGGGCCGCCCGGTTCGACCCAATACTGCTGCTACTGCTGTACGGACGGCATCATGAACCCGGTTTGGATCGGTAAAGCGGACTTCGTTTTTAGTCGGATGGACATTCACATCCACCCGGTCAAAGGGGACCTTTATAAAAAGGACGGCCACCGGAAACTGCCCTTTCATCAGGCGGCGTTCGTAACCGGCCATCAAGCCGTGTAGAACTGTCCGGTCCCGTACCGGCCGACCGTTTACAAACAGGTAGATTCCCTGGGCCGAACTGCGGGCAACCCGGGGGTCTGAAACCCAGCCGGAGATTGAAACGGCATCTTCATTAAAGGCGATCTCGTAAAGCGCCTTTAAAAGGTCCTGTCCCAAAACATCGGCTGTCCGTAAGGCTGGATCGGCGGCTGAAAAATTCTTGATTGTTTTGCGGTTGTGCTGCAGACGGAACTGGACATCCGGCCAGGCCAGGGCAATGGTGGCAACGGCGTCGGTAATATGGCCCATTTCAGTGGCAGTCGTCTTTAAAAACTTGCGGCGGACCGGGATGTTGAAAAACAGTTGTCGGACGGATACCATGGTGCCGACCGGGGCGCCTTCATCGGCAACCTTTTTGAGTTTGCCGCCCTCCAGATAAACGCCGGTGCCGGCGTCCGCATCCTTGGGCCGGGTTATCAGTGTAAAGCGGGACACCGCCGCAATACTGGGCAGGGCCTCACCCCTGAACCCCAGGGTCCGGATGCTGAATAGGTCGGCGTCGTCGGCCAGTTTGCTGGTGGCATAGCGCTCGATGGCCAGCAGGGCGTCGTCCCGGGGCATGCCGCTGCCGTTGTCGGAAACCCGAATCAGGGAGCGGCCGCCGTTTTCGATTTCAACCAGGATGCGTGTTGCGCCGGCGTCCAGGGCGTTTTCAACCAGTTCTTTCACCACCGCAGCCGGCCGCTCCACCACCTCGCCGGCGGCGATTTTATTGGAAAGTATTTCAGGGAGTATTTTTATGAGGGACATATCATTGCTCTTGTCAGGTATATAGGCTGAAGGCAAATAGACTGAAGGCTGAAGTGGGCTCAGAGCTCAGGGTTCAGTTATTGTCTTTTTTAAAATCCCCCCTGCCCCCCTTTTTCAAAAGGGGAAAAGAGTTAACACTCGATCGCTGAAATCCCGCCCTCTGCCTGCCCGGCGTTACCCCGCAGGGGCGAAGCCTGGGACGCCCGACCATCCTTCAGTCTACAGTCTATCTACCTTCAGCCTCTTTTAAACACCGGGCCAGAAAATCGGCGTCCTTGGGCGACAGATTAAACTTCAGGCAGGCGGCTTCAATAAGCTGCCGGGCTTTTTTATTCGGATTGTCCAAGTGTTCTTCCGAGATCCACTTCACGGCTTTACGCAGATCTTCTCCCTGGGGTTCGATGGGCATGGAAGATATCCTCCTTAATTATTTTCAAAATTATTTCGCACCCCAAAGTCGGCCTTTATGCCTGTCGACCGGGGTTGTTCAGGTAGATAGGCTGAAGACTGAAGGCCGAAGGCTATAAAACAACTTGTAAGGCACAAATCAAGCATTTCAAGACGTTCTCATTTTTTTGGAATTTTGGTTTAATATTTTTGTGTGCTTGTGCATAATTACCCTTCAGTCTAAACCCCTTCTGCCTAATTCCCTTTAGCCTATTTCACAATTCCGGCCTGCGCTGGTGAAAGTCGGTTGCCCTTTCAAAATTATAGGCCGTTTTCAGGAGCGTTTCTTCCCGGAAATGGCTCCCCATCAACTGCAGGCCGATGGGAAGCCCTGCATCTGAAAATCCGCAGGGGACGGACATGCCCGGAATGCCGGCCAGGTTTGCGGAAAGGGTAAAAATATCGGAAAGATACATGGTCAGCGGGTCTTCGGTTTTTTCGCCGATGCTAAAGGCCGGTGTGGGGGCCACCGGCGACAGAATCACGTCGCAGGTTTCAAAGGCCTTTTTAAAGTCGGCCATGATCAAGGTCCGCACCTGGGACGCTTTTTTATAATAGGCATCGTAGTATCCGGCTGAAAGGGCGTAGGTGCCGATGATAATCCGTCGCTGAACTTCAGGGCCGAAGCCGGCAGAGCGCGTCCGGCGGTACATGTCCAAAAGAGTGTCGGGATTTTTGTCTCTGAAACCATATTTAACGCCGTCGTAGCGGGCCAGGTTTGAGCTGGCTTCAGAAGGTGCAATTACGTAATAGACGGCAACGGCATAGCGGGTGTGGGGCAGGGACACGGAAACGGTTTTGGCGCCCAGGGTTTGGATGACCGCGACGGCCTTTTGAAAGGCAGCGGACACTTCAGGGTGAAGCCCTTCGGAAGAGGTGTATTCATCTGCAATCCCCACAGTCAGTCCCTTAAGCCCCTCTGTCAAGGCGGCGGTAAAATCCGGAACCGTCTCGGGGACCGAGGTGGAATCCTTGGCGTCATAGCCGCAGATGGCGTTTAGAATAATGGCGCAATCGGTGACGTCTTTGGTCAGAGGGCCAATCTGGTCAAGGGAAGAGGCAAAGGCCACCAGACCGTAGCGCGACACCCGGCCGTAGGTCGGTTTTAATCCCACGACGCTGCAGTGAGAGGCCGGCTGCCGGATGGACCCGCCCGTATCCGACCCCAAGGCTCCCATGCATAAGTCGGCTGCCACGGCCGCTGCCGATCCGCCGCTGGATCCGCCCGGGATTCGTTTTAGATCCCAGGGATTGCGGGTTGGCTTGAAGGCTGAATTTTCAGTGGATGACCCCATGGCAAATTCGTCCATGTTTGTCTTTCCGATGATTACCGCGCCTGAGTTTTTGAGCTTTTGCATGACGGTGGCGTCATAAGGGGGCACAAAATTTTCCAGAATTCTTGATGCGCAGGTGGTGGGTATTCCCTCGGTGCAGATCAGGTCTTTGATTGCCAGCGGGATGCCGGAAAGCGGAGTGAACCGGCCCGAGGATATCATTTGATCAGCCGTGCGAGACTGCTCCAGGGCGCTATCGGCCGCAACCGTGAGATAGGCATCAATTTTCGGTTCTATTGCTTCGATTCGATCCAGCACGGAACAGGTCAGTTCCCGGGCGGTTATTTCTTTTTTTTGCAGCAGCGCGTGTGCTTCATGAATGGTCAGTTTGTATAAACTCATTATTTTCGACCCATTTTTTTAAAATCCCCCCCGCCCCCCTTTTCCAAAGAGGGGAATAAGTGGATTAAGCTCCCTTATGTCAGGGGGAACGGGAGTTTTTTTTCCTTAAAAATCCCCTTTGTAAAGGGGGATTTTAGGGGATTTCTTTAAGAAAACACATTCAGATTCGGTTTACAAAATACATGACTATATCTATGAAATAAAGCACTCATTCAATCACCTTGGGTACCAAAAAATTGGCGTCAAGTTTGTCCGGGGCGTTGGCCATGGATTTTTCCCGGTCCATGTGAACGGTTTCAGAATCTTCACGAAAGGCATTGGTCAGTAGAATAGCGTGTGTGGTGGGTTTTACACCTTCGGTGTTGACCCGACTGAGCATGTCCACATAGTCCAGGATTTTTCCAATCTGACCGGCCAGGGCATCCATATTACGTTCATCAATGTCAAGCCGGGCCAGATGGGCTACATGCTGGACTTCTTCTTTGGTGATTTTCATTTCTGCACAATTATCCCTTTAATATTTTCCTTTTTCAATCGCTCCAGCATCCGGGTTGCCGCTGTTCTGTCTTTAAAACTTCCGATTCTGACACGGTACCAGGTGCCTTGCCCGGGTACTGTCCCGGTGGTGCGGTATGCCGGGTAACCCTTCCGTCTGAGCTCGGCCACCTTTATATCGGCAAACTTTGCCTCCTTTAACGCGGCCACCTGGATGGTGAGATTGCCCGGCATATTGTCATTGTCGGGTCTAAGCTTAGGACCATCAACGGATTCGGCAGGTTTGGGCGTGCTTTCAGACAGTTTTTTGTTCCCAGCCGCCGGTATTTTTTTTATGTTTTCATCCGGTTTTTCGGGGCGGTTGGCCTCCAGGCTAAGACGCGGTTCAACCTGGTTTTTTTTAAGAGCTTCATGAAATTCAAGATCGGGTTTGTCGGGGACTGCTTCGGAACGGTTTTTATACCATAGCTGTTCCTTCATCTGCACGGCTTCTTTCAGCGAAGCCAGTTCCTTTTGCAGTGATTCAATATTAAAATGCACCGGCGCTGTTCCCCGGCCCACCAAAACCCCGAGGACAAACATCCAGGCCGACACAAAAAAAATAATACAGAGCCAGAGGGTTGTGCTTTTTCGGCCGGAATTGCCTGAAGGAAGATTGTTATCAGCTTGTTTTGCCATTGTTTATTCTAAAAGCCCACCCTGCTTCCCTTTATAAAATGGATAACCCCAAAAGTTTCTTTTCTCCCGCAGAGACGCTGAGCCGCAGTGGGTATTATTCTTCTGTCCCTATGTCATTTTCAGTCATTCTCTGCGCCCCTGCGCCTCTGCGCGAAGCCATTCATCCATTCAAACTGCCTATATTACATCTTATGTGGTGCCGACACCCCCAGCAGTACGAGGCCGTTGCGGATGACTTTTTGCACCGCCAGGACCAGATATAATCGAGCGCGGGTCAGAATAGGGTCTTCGGCCAAGACCCGGTGTTTATTGTAATAGGCATGGAAACAAGATGCAAGGTTCATGAGATAAAAGGTGATGCGGTGGGGTTCTAAATAAGCGGCACTGCTGCTGACCGTTTCAGGATATCGCGCCAGCGTTTTCATAAGTTGGATTTCCTCCGGTTCTACAAGCCGGGCGAGGGCATCGGCATCCCATTCTGCTGTTGAAATATCTTTTTCCCCGACTTTACGGGCAATACTTGCGATGCGGGCATGGACATATTGTACATAGTAAACCGGGTTGTCATTGGTCTTTTGCTTGGCAAGTTCCAGGTCGAAATCGAGGGGGCTTTCGTAATGGCGGGTTAAAAAGATAAAACGAGCCGCATCCCGGCCGACTTCATCGACGACATCTTTCAGGGTAACGAATTCACCGGAACGGGTGGACATGGCCACCGGCAGGCCCCCCCTTAACAGGTTGACCAGTTGAACCAGGATAACTTTAAACTGGTCGCGGCGGTAGCCGGAGGCTTCGATAGACGCCGCCATGCGCGGGATGTAGCCATGGTGATCTGCGCCCCAGACATCGATGACCCACTCAAACCCCCGATCAAACTTGTCGTGGTGATAGGCGATGTCGGAGGCAAAATAAGTTGTCAGGCCGTTATTGCGAACGACCACGCGGTCCTTTTCATCGCCGAAACGGCTGGTGTTGAACCAGAGGGCGCCGTCTTTTTGATAAATAGTCTGTTTGTTCTTAAATTCGCTGATGACCCGGTCAACATGGCCGGAATCGAACAGGCTTTGCTCGCTGAACCAGTTGTCGTGGGTGACGCCGAAGGCGATCAAGTCTTTTTTGATATCCGCCAAGATGGTATCGGCGGCATAGCGGGCGCAGTATCCGATGGCGTTGTCATCGCCTTGCTCAAGCAGGCTGTTTCCTTTTAGTTTTTTGATTTCATTGGCGATACCAACAATATAGTCTCCCTGGTAACAGTCCCGCGGAAAGGCGATGTTTTCGCCTAATTGCTGCTGATACCTCAGAAAAACAGAACGTCCCAGCGTTCGGATCTGACGGCCGGAGTCATTGATATAGTATTCGCGCTGAACGTCATAACCGCAAAAAGACAGGACATTTGCCACGCTGTCGCCCACAGCCGCTCCGCGGCCATGCCCCACATGCAGGGGACCGGTGGGGTTGGCGCTGACAAATTCAACCTGGACCCGTTTGCCCTGACCGATATCCACAGCGCCGAAATGGGTATCCTCCTTGTGGACGGCCTTTAAAACCGGGAGCCAGGATGCCGGATTGATAAAAATATTGATAAAACCGGGACCGGCAATCTCTGTTTTTGCAATGACACCGTCCGGATCGTCCATGTATTTCAATATGATTTCCGCAACTTTGCGAGGCGGCATTTTCTGGGCGGATGCCGTCACCATGGCGATATTGGTGGAAAAGTCGCCGTGTGCTTCAATTTTAGGCTCATCAATCGTTATTTCCGGCAGTGTGGATGAGGGCAGAACACCCTGACGGTGTGCCGTTATGGCGGCATTTTGAATGATGATTTGAATAGTCTGTTTCATAAAAAAATTGCTTATCAAAAAAAGTTTTTATTTCATTTTAACGTGAAAACAATTAAAGTCTTAATTAATAAAGACTTTTCATTTTCAAGTCAAGTTTCTTCAATGAAAAGTCTGTCCGGAAAACGCATAAAGGGTGTTGCCCATCAGGATTTTCTATAACATGAACAAAAAAACGGATGACACAGTTCTGGTTATCATACCGGCTTACAATGAACAGAAAAATATCGGTGATATCGTTGCAAAGATAAAAAAGACAGATACAAAGATAGATGTCGCTGTCATAGATGATGGTTCTGCAGATAACACAGCATCCCATGCCGAACTTGCAGGCGCGAAAGTGATTCGGCATTTGGTAAATATGGGCTATGGTGCAGCTTTACAGACCGGATATAAATATGCCATCAATCGTGAATATGACTATCTCGTTCAACTGGATGGAGACGGCCAGCACGATCCGGGATATATCCCCGAATTGTTGAAGATGGTTAAGACCGGGGAAGGGGATCTGGTCTTAGGTTCAAGGTTTCTAAAAAAAAACGCAGCGGGAAAAGGTGCTTGGACCTTACCCCAGACCGGTATCGCCAGAAAATGGGGCATCAAGATATTTGCCTTTTTGACGAGCACAATCGTGGGTTTTAAGATTACCGATCCCACTTCCGGATATCAGGCTTTAAATCGAAAGGTTGTCGCTTTTTTTACCCAGGATTTTTTCCCCTCTGATTTTCCGGATGCCGATATCATTGTGATCGCCCATCGGGCTGGCTTTAAGATTAAAGAGTTTCCGATGATGATGTCGCGGCGGTCTATGGGAAAATCCATGCATTCAGGGCTAAAACCGGTTTATTACATATTCAAGATGATTTTATCGCTTTTTATGACGTTGCTAAGAAAACGTGCTTTGCCAAATCCCTAAGGATAATTTCACGTAAATTTGGTGAGGTATTTTTCAAACTGGATTTGAACGAACTTCCTAATGAAATCCCCCCGTTCCCCCCTTTGACAAAGTTGGGGCCTGCAGGGAGAGCAGCCGAGCGGCTGAGGGAGGATTTTAACAAAAGGGAAGATTTTTTTCTTCTCCCTTTCATAAAGGGAGGGGGGAGGGATTTTTATTCACCGGGATTGTTTAGCGAATTGAAATGTCATCGTATTTATGTTCATATGTACTAAGCTGGCTGGTACAAGTCACCCGTAACCGGCGAATGAACAAAGAAATATTTGGAGGACATAAGCAATATGTTGATACGACAAAAAATAGCCATGATTCTTATTTGCGTATTTGTATTTGTATTTATTCTGGAGCTTGTCCGGAGGCGGAAATTGAGGGAGGAGTATTCCTGGCTATGGCTCTTGACCAGCATATTGATGTTTTTGATGGTGATTAAATATGAATGGCTTACCGCCATCAGCAGGATTATCGGAGCGGTTCTTCCTACCACCGCCTTGTTTATCGGCGCGCTGCTATTTCTGATGATACTCTCCGTCCAGTTCTCTGTAAGGATATCCAGCCTGTCTGATCAGGTAAAAAATATAATGCAGGAAAATGCCCTTCTCAGAACAAAGATTGAAGAATTATCGGAAAAGCCACAATCCAAGAATGAATGACCCACATGTCCGTTTTTTTAACTGGAAAATTCCCTCTCCTTGGGGAGAGGGTTGGGGTGAGGGGATAAGATAAAACCAGACATGGCTTCGATCTTTCTCGCAAATGCCCCATATCTTTTAGAAGAAAGGTATGGGAAATTGGCCCCTTTGGGAGCTACGCTTCCGCACCTGGGGCTCCTCATGCTGGGGGCGACGCTGCGGAAGGCCGGCCACCGGATTCGCATCTGGGACGCTTCGGCGCAGGGTGCGGGATATGAAAAAACATTGGAAGAAGCCAAACGCTTCCGGCCGGATATCATCGCCTTAACTGCGGTTACACCCTCGCTTCTCAAAACAGTAAAACTGGCCGAGATGTTAAAGGGGCTTTATCCCTCCGCAGCGATCATCATCGGCGGGCCGCATTTCACCGCTGTTCCTGAACAGACCCTGCGGGATTATCCGGTTTTTGATTATGGGGTCATGGGGGAAGGCGAACACACCCTGGTCGATCTGGTTGAAAGGTTGGCAGCGGGCAACTCTCCTTCAAATGTGCCGGGTGTGGTGCTTCGCAAAGACGGCAAAGTCGTTTTTGGGCCGAATCGTCCCCCCATTCAAAGTCTCGACAGCCTACCCTTTCCAGCCTGGGACCTTCTGGACAACTTTCCTTCACAGTATCATCCGGCGCTGTTTAAGTATAAAAAACTTCCGGCAATGCATATCGTGTCATCCCGGGGCTGTCCCAACAATTGCATTTTTTGCGACACGTCGGTCTTCAAAAAAAAGATCCGGTACCACAGCGCCGAATATGTTTTGGAAATGATTGATTATCTGGTAACAAATTATCAAATCCGGGAAATCATTTTTGAGGATGATCAGCTTTTGCTTAACAGGTCGCGGGTCATAAAAATAAGCGAAGGTTTTTTAAACGCCCGCTGGAATATATCCTGGTCCTGCAGCGGCAGGGTCAATTCCGTCAACGATAAAGCGCTGCTCCTGTTAATGAAGCGTTCTGGCTGCTGGCAGATAAACTACGGGGTGGAGTCGGGCAATCAGAAAATATTGGATTTTGTTCAAAAAGGAATCACGCTTTCTCAGATTGAGGCCGCGGTTAAACTGAGCCGTGAAGCCGGCATCCTGAGCAAAGCCTATTTTATATTCGGGCTGCCCTATGAAACAGAGGAGACCATGCAACATACGATTGACTTTGCCCGTCGGATTCCTCTGGATGATATGAGCGTGTTTACCCTGACGCCCTTTCCCGGTTCCAGGATGCATGCGATTGCAGCGCAACATGGAACACTCCAAAATGACTTTGAAAAAATGAATCTGCTGGATGTGGTTTATGTGCCCCGCGGTTTAACCGAAAAAAAGCTCATGGATTACCGCCGACGGTTTATGAAGGCATTCTACCTGCGACCCGTGATTATCTGGAGTTATATGAAACGGCTCATTGGAAACCCTTCCAATTTGTGGCGAATGCTGAAGGCTTTCCGGGGATTTTTGGAAGAGATTATTTGATGAAAATATCCGTCGTCACACCCTCCTTCAATCAGGGGAAATTTATTGAGAAAACCATTTTGAGTGTATTAGGCCAAACAGGGGACTTTGAGCTGGATTATATTATCATGGATGGCGGGTCTACCGATAATACACTGGATTTTATCAGGAAATACCGGCATCGATTGAGATATATTTCAGAAAAAGATCAGGGTCAGTCCGACGCCATCAACAAGGGCTTTGAGATGGCTTCCGGAGAGTTGCTTGGATGGCTGAATTCAGACGATACGTATAGGCCGGGGGTTCTTTCCGAGGTTGCTGAGCGGTATCGCAATGTCGGGTTTAAATGGTGTTTCGGCAACTGCAAAAATATCGATGAAAATGACCGGGAGATACGGCGGCTGATCACCTGGTACAAAATAATTGAAAGCAAAAAGTATTCCTACCGGCGGCTGCTTTCAAAAGACTTTATCTCCCAGCCCGCTGTATTTTTCACTAGAGACATATTCAACGCGGTCGGGCCGCTGGATCTTAATTGCAGATATTCCATGGATTACGATTACTGGTTAAGAATCGGCAAAAAGTATGATCCTTTATTCATAAACAGGTTTTTGGCAAATTTCAGATGGCAGGCCGAGTCAAAAAACAGCAGGAACTACGAAAAAGCGGCTTTTGAGACGTACCTGACCGCCAAAAGGCATGCCCGCCCAAAAGACATATACCCTATTTTCCGGCACTATATTCATTACAGGAGCTTGTGCCTGTTATACCGGTTTCTATGAATACAGGGACGCACCCTAAAATTGATTTGATTTTTCTCCATCCCCATTTCACCCTTCCGGGCGGGGCCGGCAATGCCGTTATCGAGGCTGCGAGCCGCCTCAACCCGGAAAGGTACAACGTGCGGATAATCTGTATCCGGGCCGATTCGGATTATAAAAACAGGTATCCCGCCTTATGCTTTATTGAAATCGGCGGCCCTTTGTCGAGTAGTCCGATGTTTTGGCTTACATTTCCGTGGGTGCAATACAAGATACATAGCGAACTCAATCGATTTTCTCCCGGGATCATCATACCGAATGTTCTGCCTGCGAATTGGTGGGGCTTTATCTATAAACTTTTTCACAAAGAGGTTCTTTGTTTATGGTATTGCCATGAGCCCAGCGCATTTATTCACATTCCGCAATGGATAGAATCCATAACCCATCCGTTCATTCGGATCGGCGCCAAGTTGTTAAACCCTTTATTAAAGGCTGTTGATTTATTTCTGGTATCCAAAGGTCCTGATCATGTTGTGAGTAATTCCAGATTCAGCAGTAGACTTTTTGAGAAGGTTTACCACAGGCACGTTGCTGACTATTTATACCCGGGGATTGATCTTGAATACTTTTCACCACAGGCGGATAAAAAGAAATATCTATTAATGGTCAGCCGGTTGACTAAATTTAAAAATGTACACATTGCCATCCAGGCCATGTCGGAAGTGAAAGATAAAGCGTACCGGCTGGTTATTGGCGGTGAGGGGGAAGAAAAAGATAACCTGATGGCCTTGACCAAAAGCCTCAATCTTACCGATCGCGTTCATTTTATCGGCCGGGTAGCGGACAATGACCTGCCCAAATTATATGCCGAGGCAAAGCTGGTATTATTTACGAGCCGGGAGGAGCCTTTCGGCATGGTTCCGGTAGAGGCCCTGGTTTGCGGGACCCCTGTAATCGGGGCCGGGTCCGGCGGATTGACGGAAACAATTGCCCATAACTATAACGGGATTTTACTCGATGAAATGACAGCCGAGAATTTGGCGGATGCCGTTAATGCCTTACTCTCCGACAACAAGAAATATGAATTGTTACAGAAACATACACGAGAAACAGCGGAAGAGTTTGGCTGGGACCGGCATGTCAAAACGTTGGAAAGTATCTTGGAGGACTTAATGCGGAGGGACCAAAAGGGGACTTATAGGGAAAAAAATGTGGATTAGACCGTCTTTATCATGAATCAAACTTACTGTGATTATTGGCACTTTAATACCTCCGCCCAAATTTCGCCCCATGCCGATTCATGGTGATGCACCATGAGCCCGGCATCCTTCATTTCAGCCTTAAAACTGTTCAATGTGTACTCCGTAAAATGGGTAGAATCACTGAAATAGGGCATTCCCAACTCTTTTTTCAGGGGAACAAGCCAATGCCTGTTAAACATGGGTATCCGTATGAGAAATCGCCTGGGCGTACAACTGTTCTGCAGTTTTTTGAGCAATTCCACGCGATCCCGGATATGCTCAAGCACGTTTGACATGACAATCACATCGTATGGGCCGCCAGAAACGTCATCAGTGGCATCACCCCGTATGAATTCGAGGTTTTTGTGCTGATATCTTTTTCGGGATAGGCTGATGTTTTCCTCGTTCAAATCAAGGCCGGTGACAAATGCGCCGGATTCAGCCATGTGCATGGCAACTGTCCCATTTCCGCAGCCGACATCAAGAACTTTTTCACCCTTTTCAATCCGATCAACAAAAAAACTGTGATAATTCATCAGCCGGTGTTTGGGATGTATGCCCCCCTCATAGCGTATGGCGGCCTGATTCAGATGATGGTACAGGCGTTCGTCGAGGAACATGAGCTCCCGCAGGCCCGCGGCAGGCTGACGGTTTCTTTCCGCCGCCTCAAAAGAAAGGCAGCAGAGTTGCTTTCGCCAGGAAGAAGGTGTTGCCCTGAAAAGGGCGATCAGTATTTTCGCGAGCAGTCTCCGCATGTGCGCTTAACTTGCTCCTGACATAAAAGATTCAAACAATTCTTTGTGCCGCCTCAGCCATGGCGTCACGTCAAAGTTTTCAACCGCTCTTTGTCGGGCGGCTTCGGAATAGACTTTGTAAGATGACATGACTTGCAGTACCGCTTCGGCCATCTCATCAGGATCCGGAGGGTGGAGCCTATCCCAGTCGGCCGGAGCGGGTATGCCGATACCTGCGTCCGGCCCGACGAGTTCCGGCACCCCGCCGCTCCCGGAATAGACCACCGGCAATCCGCAGGCCATTGCTTCAAGCACGACGCTCGGGCAAGGATCGTTGTATTTGGTATGCAGCAAAATATGTGCTTTGCGTATCATATGACCGGCTTCGGCCTGGGTATATGGGCCCCGAAAGATGACGCTGTCCATGATCCCGAGTTTCAGACAGATTCCTTTTACCTCATCTTCAGCTTTTTTCGAATCGGCATGCCAGCAGAATCGACCGGCAATGATCAGCCGGGCGTTGACCGCTTTTTTAAGGATTGCATGCAGGGTTTCCAGCGCCGCCTGAACCCGATACAACTGCCAATGGCTTCCGGACAAAAGCAGCGCCCATTCCCTGGGTTCGGACGCCATCTCCGCAGGTTTGAAAAAGCCGGTATCGACTGCATTGTATAAGATCTCAGAGGACCCT contains:
- a CDS encoding glycosyltransferase family 2 protein; amino-acid sequence: MNKKTDDTVLVIIPAYNEQKNIGDIVAKIKKTDTKIDVAVIDDGSADNTASHAELAGAKVIRHLVNMGYGAALQTGYKYAINREYDYLVQLDGDGQHDPGYIPELLKMVKTGEGDLVLGSRFLKKNAAGKGAWTLPQTGIARKWGIKIFAFLTSTIVGFKITDPTSGYQALNRKVVAFFTQDFFPSDFPDADIIVIAHRAGFKIKEFPMMMSRRSMGKSMHSGLKPVYYIFKMILSLFMTLLRKRALPNP
- a CDS encoding DUF2304 domain-containing protein translates to MELVRRRKLREEYSWLWLLTSILMFLMVIKYEWLTAISRIIGAVLPTTALFIGALLFLMILSVQFSVRISSLSDQVKNIMQENALLRTKIEELSEKPQSKNE
- a CDS encoding radical SAM protein codes for the protein MGATLPHLGLLMLGATLRKAGHRIRIWDASAQGAGYEKTLEEAKRFRPDIIALTAVTPSLLKTVKLAEMLKGLYPSAAIIIGGPHFTAVPEQTLRDYPVFDYGVMGEGEHTLVDLVERLAAGNSPSNVPGVVLRKDGKVVFGPNRPPIQSLDSLPFPAWDLLDNFPSQYHPALFKYKKLPAMHIVSSRGCPNNCIFCDTSVFKKKIRYHSAEYVLEMIDYLVTNYQIREIIFEDDQLLLNRSRVIKISEGFLNARWNISWSCSGRVNSVNDKALLLLMKRSGCWQINYGVESGNQKILDFVQKGITLSQIEAAVKLSREAGILSKAYFIFGLPYETEETMQHTIDFARRIPLDDMSVFTLTPFPGSRMHAIAAQHGTLQNDFEKMNLLDVVYVPRGLTEKKLMDYRRRFMKAFYLRPVIIWSYMKRLIGNPSNLWRMLKAFRGFLEEII
- a CDS encoding glycosyltransferase family 2 protein — translated: MKISVVTPSFNQGKFIEKTILSVLGQTGDFELDYIIMDGGSTDNTLDFIRKYRHRLRYISEKDQGQSDAINKGFEMASGELLGWLNSDDTYRPGVLSEVAERYRNVGFKWCFGNCKNIDENDREIRRLITWYKIIESKKYSYRRLLSKDFISQPAVFFTRDIFNAVGPLDLNCRYSMDYDYWLRIGKKYDPLFINRFLANFRWQAESKNSRNYEKAAFETYLTAKRHARPKDIYPIFRHYIHYRSLCLLYRFL
- a CDS encoding glycosyltransferase family 4 protein gives rise to the protein MNTGTHPKIDLIFLHPHFTLPGGAGNAVIEAASRLNPERYNVRIICIRADSDYKNRYPALCFIEIGGPLSSSPMFWLTFPWVQYKIHSELNRFSPGIIIPNVLPANWWGFIYKLFHKEVLCLWYCHEPSAFIHIPQWIESITHPFIRIGAKLLNPLLKAVDLFLVSKGPDHVVSNSRFSSRLFEKVYHRHVADYLYPGIDLEYFSPQADKKKYLLMVSRLTKFKNVHIAIQAMSEVKDKAYRLVIGGEGEEKDNLMALTKSLNLTDRVHFIGRVADNDLPKLYAEAKLVLFTSREEPFGMVPVEALVCGTPVIGAGSGGLTETIAHNYNGILLDEMTAENLADAVNALLSDNKKYELLQKHTRETAEEFGWDRHVKTLESILEDLMRRDQKGTYREKNVD
- a CDS encoding class I SAM-dependent methyltransferase, with amino-acid sequence MRRLLAKILIALFRATPSSWRKQLCCLSFEAAERNRQPAAGLRELMFLDERLYHHLNQAAIRYEGGIHPKHRLMNYHSFFVDRIEKGEKVLDVGCGNGTVAMHMAESGAFVTGLDLNEENISLSRKRYQHKNLEFIRGDATDDVSGGPYDVIVMSNVLEHIRDRVELLKKLQNSCTPRRFLIRIPMFNRHWLVPLKKELGMPYFSDSTHFTEYTLNSFKAEMKDAGLMVHHHESAWGEIWAEVLKCQ